A window of the Henckelia pumila isolate YLH828 chromosome 3, ASM3356847v2, whole genome shotgun sequence genome harbors these coding sequences:
- the LOC140886709 gene encoding alpha-1,6-mannosyl-glycoprotein 2-beta-N-acetylglucosaminyltransferase, translated as MAALFRKARVKDGSFRRAVLIFLLGSFLLVLVLRTNAVVDLINKRYTFASDDDSFGLTADNYTLGFSENLELPTQNELSILLEDHNRMPPKNLDLYPKLAKHHIVIVLYVHNRPKYLQVVIDSLSQVVGISETLLIVSHDGFFEEMDKIVKGIKFCQVKQIFAPYSPHVFGSSFPGVSPGDCKDKEDPAKIKCKGNPDQYGNHRLPKIVSLKHHWWWMMNTVWDGLRETRKHSGHILFIEEDHFIYPNAYQNLMLLTELKHKKCPLCYAANLAPSDVKLRGERLETLIAERMGNVGYAFNRTVWRKIHRKAREFCAFDDYNWDITMWATVYPSFGGPVYSLRGPRTSAVHFGKCGLHQGQDEKAPCVHDGSVNFEVEQEDRVPNIKSKWGVNVLTNQPGYKAGFRGWGGWGDTRDRELCMQFSKMYVVKDLGKVSMTFSSVRTS; from the coding sequence ATGGCGGCTTTGTTCAGAAAAGCTCGAGTGAAAGATGGGTCTTTTAGGCGTGCAGTTTTGATCTTTCTGTTGGGATCTTTTTTATTGGTTTTGGTATTAAGAACAAATGCTGTTGTAGATTTAATCAACAAAAGATACACCTTTGCGAGTGATGATGATTCTTTTGGATTGACTGCTGACAACTATACTTTGGGATTTTCCGAGAATTTAGAGCTTCCTACACAAAATGAGCTTTCGATTTTGTTAGAGGATCATAATCGGATGCCACCCAAGAACTTGGATTTATATCCTAAGTTAGCCAAGCATCATATAGTCATTGTGTTGTATGTTCACAACCGGCCTAAATATCTTCAAGTGGTCATTGATAGCCTTTCCCAAGTAGTAGGGATTAGCGAAACGCTGCTGATAGTTAGTCACGATGGTTTTTTCGAGGAGATGGATAAGATTGTGAAGGGTATCAAGTTTTGCCAAGTGAAACAAATTTTTGCCCCATATTCGCCCCATGTCTTTGGTAGTAGTTTTCCTGGTGTTTCACCTGGAGATTGTAAGGACAAAGAGGATCCTGCAAAGATTAAGTGTAAAGGGAATCCGGATCAGTATGGCAACCACCGTTTACCGAAGATTGTGTCGTTGAAGCATCATTGGTGGTGGATGATGAACACTGTGTGGGATGGTTTGAGAGAGACCAGAAAGCATTCTGGTCATATTCTCTTCATCGAAGAGGATCACTTTATATATCCCAATGCATATCAAAATTTGATGTTACTGACGGAGTTGAAGCATAAAAAATGCCCACTTTGCTATGCTGCAAATCTTGCACCCTCTGATGTGAAGTTAAGAGGAGAAAGGTTGGAGACTCTGATTGCAGAGAGGATGGGGAATGTGGGATATGCCTTTAACCGAACTGTATGGAGAAAGATACACAGGAAAGCTAGAGAGTTTTGCGcttttgatgattataattgGGATATAACAATGTGGGCTACCGTGTATCCTTCATTTGGAGGACCTGTGTACTCCTTACGGGGACCTAGGACAAGTGCTGTTCACTTTGGAAAATGCGGATTGCATCAAGGACAGGACGAGAAAGCCCCATGTGTTCATGATGGTTCTGTGAATTTCGAAGTGGAACAAGAGGATAGAGTTCCGAATATCAAATCAAAATGGGGAGTAAACGTACTCACGAACCAACCTGGTTATAAAGCTGGTTTTCGGGGTTGGGGAGGGTGGGGAGATACTCGAGATCGTGAATTGTGTATGCAATTTTCCAAGATGTATGTGGTTAAAGATTTGGGAAAGGTGTCAATGACGTTTAGCTCGGTTAGAACAAGCTAA
- the LOC140886708 gene encoding polyol transporter 5-like: MDDQKQSDNVNEVSSKIHMPNHSAATNKHKRNKYALAISILASMTSVLLGYDTGVMSGASLYIKKDLKISDVQIEILVGTINIYSLVGSAMAGRTSDWIGRRYTIVLASAIFFVGAILMGFATDYAFLMVGRFVAGIGVGYALMIAPVYAAEVAPTSSRGFLTSFPEVFINFGVLLGFVSNYAFAGLPLKLGWRLMLGLGAVPSIFLAIGVLAMPESPRWLVLQGRLGDAKKVLLRVSDSPEEAQLRFADIKEAAGLPENCDDNLITVPTRSHGEDVWKELLLHPTPPVLHILVACIGIHLFQQASGVDAVLMYSPRIYAKAGIKNDSDKLLATIAVGASKTIFVLVATFLVDRVGRRVLLLTSCGGMIASLMGLAVGLTIIDHHKDQAIIWAVVLCIITTLSSVAFFSIGMGPIAWVYSSEIFPLRLRAQGCSIGVAVNRFTSGVVLMTFISLYKAITIGGAFFLFSGITTVAWLFFYTLLPETQGRTLEEMEALFGSFFKWRSTIKELEKRNEA, translated from the exons atggaTGATCAGAAGCAATCTGATAACGTCAATGAAGTTTCGAGCAAAATCCATATGCCTAATCATTCTGCAGccacaaacaaacacaaaagaAACAAATATGCTTTGGCTATATCAATTCTTGCTTCTATGACTTCAGTCTTGCTGGGATATG ACACAGGAGTAATGAGTGGAGCAAGTCTATACATCAAGAAAGATTTGAAAATCAGCGATGTCCAAATCGAGATTCTGGTGGGGACCATCAACATCTACTCCCTCGTCGGATCCGCCATGGCGGGGCGGACCTCCGACTGGATTGGGCGGCGTTACACCATTGTCTTGGCCTCCGCAATCTTCTTTGTAGGAGCAATACTCATGGGCTTCGCCACTGACTACGCCTTCCTTATGGTGGGCAGATTTGTTGCCGGCATCGGGGTCGGCTACGCACTCATGATCGCGCCGGTGTATGCTGCCGAGGTGGCGCCTACCTCCTCCCGTGGATTCCTCACTTCCTTCCCGGAAGTCTTCATCAACTTCG GTGTTCTGCTTGGATTTGTATCAAACTATGCATTCGCGGGTCTCCCACTAAAATTAGGCTGGCGACTGATGCTCGGACTCGGCGCAGTCCCGTCCATCTTCCTGGCCATTGGTGTACTAGCCATGCCAGAGTCGCCTCGATGGCTAGTCCTCCAAGGCCGGCTTGGTGACGCCAAAAAAGTTCTCCTCAGAGTATCAGATTCACCAGAAGAAGCCCAACTGAGATTTGCTGACATCAAGGAGGCCGCAGGATTGCCTGAAAACTGCGACGACAACCTCATAACCGTCCCAACACGCAGCCACGGCGAGGATGTCTGGAAAGAGCTGCTCCTCCATCCAACACCACCAGTTCTTCACATTCTAGTCGCTTGCATCGGCATACACCTCTTCCAACAAGCTAGTGGAGTAGACGCAGTCCTGATGTACAGTCCAAGAATCTACGCGAAAGCTGGAATAAAAAATGATTCAGACAAGTTACTCGCCACCATCGCCGTCGGGGCAAGCAAGACCATATTCGTTCTGGTGGCTACATTCTTAGTCGACAGGGTGGGGCGACGGGTACTCCTGCTGACGAGTTGCGGTGGAATGATAGCATCCCTAATGGGACTTGCTGTTGGATTAACCATAATCGACCACCACAAAGATCAAGCTATTATCTGGGCAGTGGTGTTGTGTATCATCACGACTTTATCAAGTGTCGCCTTCTTCTCCATCGGAATGGGTCCTATAGCATGGGTCTACAGCTCTGAGATATTTCCACTGAGGCTGAGAGCTCAAGGATGCAGCATAGGAGTGGCCGTGAATCGATTCACGAGTGGAGTCGTTCTGATGACCTTTATATCACTTTACAAGGCCATCACGATCGGCGGGGCATTCTTTTTGTTCAGTGGAATCACCACTGTGGCTTGGCTATTCTTCTACACATTGTTACCTGAGACACAGGGGAGAACCTTGGAGGAAATGGAGGCTTTGTTTGGGAGTTTCTTCAAGTGGAGGTCCACCATCAAAGAGTTGGAGAAAAGAAATGAAGCCTAA
- the LOC140893012 gene encoding uncharacterized protein, which produces MLLFGSTSTICSVICPIGGKLPTRRKPVSLAYRTVTAGKQIAAAIAAVATTALVLSAGGGEVAAPQQQEETLSNVPQTLSSECTAEQKDCKRRYKIQRPKSRKAESCTSKCSTVCMQGGFGSPGEGPFSIRRPLIVFKDGFRSRKYCLSECSDICNLIGDGDDDGP; this is translated from the exons ATGCTACTATTTGGGTCGACGTCCACCATTTGCTCGGTGATATGCCCCATTGGAGGTAAATTGCCGACAAGAAGGAAGCCTGTTTCTTTAGCTTACAGAACCGTCACCGCAGGCAAGCAAATAGCCGCCGCCATAGCTGCAGTCGCCACCACCGCATTGGTATTGTCTGCGGGTGGAGGTGAGGTGGCGGCCCCGCAACAACAAGAGGAGACTCTATCGAACGTACCGCAAACCTTGTCCAGCGAGTGCACTGCTGAACAGAAGGATTGCAAAAGGAGGTATAAAATCCAAAGACCCAAGTCAAGAAAAGCCGAGAGCTGCACCAGTAAATGTTCGACTGTTTGCATGCAGGGTGGGTTTGGTTCTCCTGGCGAAGGCCCTTTCAGTATTAGGAG ACCTTTGATTGTTTTCAAGGACGGATTCCGGAGTCGTAAATATTG TCTTTCGGAGTGCTCTGATATCTGTAATTTGATTGGAGATGGTGATGATGACGGACCCTGA